One segment of Kryptolebias marmoratus isolate JLee-2015 linkage group LG23, ASM164957v2, whole genome shotgun sequence DNA contains the following:
- the LOC108245687 gene encoding E3 ubiquitin-protein ligase TRIM58-like has protein sequence MSSLEEEEDSTKTSGSICPSMKSDRSKGLPPEFSCEPKPSDTKKNQSLAQKEEQPSCCSLCQDVLKDPVSTSCGHWFCRRCITSYWDQSASSGPSLCPQCRDRSRTRTGLQTASQIRSVQDVGLQTVLDEHKISLRRRCEHVTEGSDETGSRTQLNRIYTELYITEGQSEEVNTQHEVRQLETASKTKSLQDTPIRCQDIFKAFPEQHAAIRVVLTNGVAGVGKTFSVQKFTLD, from the exons ATGAGCAGtttggaggaagaagaggacagTACAAAGACTTCAGgatccatctgtccgtccatgAAGAGTGACCGGTCCAAAGGATTACCTCCAGAGTTCAGTTGTGAACCTAAACCCTCAGACACAAA GAAGAATCAAAGTCTTGCTCAGAAGGAGGAGCAGCCGTCCTGCTGTTCTTTGTGTCAGGACGTCCTGAAGGATCCGGTCTCCACCAGCTGTGGACACTGGTTCTGCAGACGGTGCATCACCTCATACTGGGACCAGTCTGCTTCATCTGGACCCTCCTTGTGTCCCCAGTGTAGAGAcagatccagaaccagaactggacTGCAGACAGCCAGTCAGATCCGTTCTGTACAAG ATGTTGGTCTGCAGACGGTTTTAGATGAACATAAGATCAGTCTGAGGAGGAGATGTGAACATGTGACTGAAGGAAgtgatgaaacaggaagtagaaccCAACTCAACAGGATCTACACTGAGCTCTACATCACAGAGGGACAGAGTGAGGAGGTTAATACCCAACATGAGGTGAGGCAGCTGGAGACAGCTTCCAAGACCAAGAGCCTCCAGGACACTCCAATCAGGTGTCAGGACATCTTTAAAGCCTTCCCTGAGCAACATGCAGCCATCAGAGTGGTTCTGACGAACGGCGTCGCTGGTGTTGGAAAAACCTTCTCGGTGCAGAAGTTCACTCTGGAC
- the LOC108245707 gene encoding gap junction alpha-3 protein-like, with protein MGDWSFLGRLLENAQEHSTVIGKVWLTVLFIFRILVLGAAAEEVWGDEQSDFTCNTQQPGCENVCYDEAFPISHIRFWVLQIIFVSTPTLIYLGHVLHIVRMEEKRREREEDLRKAGQHLEDHDPLYHNGIADGGGRGGRKEKPPIRDEHGKIRIRGALLRTYIFNIIFKTLFEVGFILGQYFLYGFHLSPLYKCRRWPCPNTVDCFISRPTEKTIFIIFMLVVACISLVLNLLEIYHLGWKKVKHGVTKEFVHDSQSLLGIDKPGGTEMISEQMSPSVLQSLPAYANASVVEYEGTEGGAYSHPGTSNTVISLNHGIATTPTPAGSTLDGAAFQSDDFLLEALPPSFYDNSESLGSHGHLVEMEHNWNNTALELHSLNGKLSPSYPPSLSSPLASGSSSTEDDMAPLQEKQLSMFPTLPLNTPLSSLAPEETEVDEEITVATAPCMVPWDDFTVVTRAEMHQPPAAAGTDFRKPSRGIKSGGPRARPDDLAV; from the exons ATGGGTGACTGGAGCTTTCTGGGGCGGTTGCTGGAGAATGCTCAAGAACACTCCACTGTGATTGGAAAG GTTTGGCTCactgtcctttttattttccgCATTTTGGTTCTGGGCGCAGCAGCTGAGGAAGTTTGGGGTGACGAGCAGTCAGACTTTACTTGTAACACACAGCAGCCTGGTTGCGAGAACGTCTGCTACGACGAGGCCTTCCCCATTTCTCACATCCGTTTCTGGGTGCTGCAGATTATCTTTGTCTCCACGCCCACCCTCATCTACCTGGGCCATGTGCTCCACATTGTCCGCATGGAGGAGAAAAGAAGGGAGAGGGAGGAAGACCTCCGAAAGGCAGGACAGCACCTGGAGGACCATGACCCTCTGTATCACAATGGGATTGCcgatggaggaggaagaggtgggaGGAAAGAGAAACCCCCAATCCGCGATGAGCATGGGAAGATCCGGATCCGAGGGGCGTTGTTAAGAACCTACATCTTCAATATTATCTTCAAGACTCTGTTTGAGGTGGGCTTCATATTGGGACAATACTTCCTCTACGGCTTCCACCTGAGTCCGCTGTATAAATGTCGCCGCTGGCCCTGCCCCAATACTGTGGACTGCTTCATCTCCAG GCCCACTGAAAAGAcgatcttcatcatcttcatgcTTGTGGTGGCATGCATCTCCTTGGTCCTCAACCTACTAGAGATCTACCACCTGGGCTGGAAGAAAGTCAAGCATGGAGTCACCAAGGAGTTTGTTCATGACAGTCAGTCACTGTTGGGCATTGACAAGCCTGGAGGCACAGAAATGATTTCTGAACAGATGTCTCCATCAGTGCTCCAATCTTTGCCGGCTTATGCTAACGCGAGTGTGGTGGAGTATGAAGGAACTGAGGGAGGAGCTTACAGTCATCCTGGGACCTCTAACACAGTGATCTCCTTAAACCATGGCATCGCCACCACACCTACTCCTGCAGGATCTACATTGGATGGTGCTGCGTTCCAGTCGGATGACTTCCTGTTAGAGGCATTGCCTCCTTCTTTTTATGATAACAGTGAGAGTTTGGGAAGCCATGGACACCTGGTAGAGATGGAGCACAACTGGAACAACACGGCTTTGGAGCTTCACAGTCTGAATGGAAAACTTTCCCCCTCGTATCCCCcttctctttcctctcctcttgCCTCTGGCTCCTCCTCTACTGAGGATGACATGGCACCTTTGCAGGAAAAGCAGCTCTCCATGTTTCCCACACTCCCTCTAAATACTCCACTTTCCTCCCTCGCACCAGAGGAGACAGAGGTGGATGAGGAAATCACTGTTGCCACAGCACCTTGCATGGTGCCATGGGATGACTTCACAGTGGTAACCAGGGCAGAGATGCATcagcctcctgcagctgcaggaacagACTTCAGGAAGCCAAGTCGAGGAATCAAGAGTGGCGGTCCTCGAGCTCGCCCTGATGATCTGGCAGTTTAG